In the genome of Microcoleus sp. FACHB-672, one region contains:
- a CDS encoding glycosyltransferase, whose translation MNDLQSTEKPLLSLCMIVKNESQNLPRCLASAQPYVDEIIVVDTGSEDNTLEIAARYGAKIGYFNWCDDFSAARNYSLSLVSGDWILVVDADEELVINSESFWVQLSSHPEIFAYSIIRTEANDESMAPLYHVRLFRNLPELSYSGVLHEQLRYNDQPLSAERVSYLENFRMLHYGNTQELTDLKTLNRNLPILERARQEKGLSLMLLYCLAGMYDRTGQREKAHECYAQAFDNLLPHLLNSNPPDDFGFVPSLVFTLAAQCLLQQDYETARLLCQRGLEWCPNYPPINYIAGITLIALGFPLGAVTYFDNCLQMGKEDSYYKGEPFERSFITTDPAFEMGRAYLELGHFQQAIAAFELALSFDASFTDAQQQIENIRQLLSIQA comes from the coding sequence ATGAACGACCTGCAATCAACAGAAAAACCTTTGCTGTCTCTTTGCATGATTGTCAAAAATGAAAGCCAAAATTTACCGCGTTGTTTAGCCAGTGCTCAACCGTATGTCGATGAGATTATTGTTGTAGACACCGGCTCGGAAGATAATACCCTAGAAATCGCTGCCCGCTATGGAGCTAAAATTGGTTACTTCAATTGGTGTGATGATTTTTCTGCGGCCCGCAATTACTCGCTCTCGCTGGTTTCTGGTGACTGGATATTAGTTGTGGATGCTGATGAAGAATTAGTCATCAACTCAGAGAGTTTTTGGGTTCAACTTTCTTCTCATCCTGAAATTTTTGCCTACTCTATCATCCGAACTGAAGCGAACGATGAAAGCATGGCCCCTTTGTACCATGTCAGATTATTTCGCAACCTTCCAGAGTTGAGTTATAGTGGCGTATTGCACGAGCAATTAAGATATAACGATCAACCTTTAAGCGCAGAACGAGTCAGTTATTTAGAAAATTTTAGAATGCTACATTATGGCAATACTCAAGAACTCACAGATTTAAAAACGCTTAATCGGAACCTTCCTATTTTGGAACGTGCCCGACAGGAAAAGGGGCTTAGCCTCATGCTTTTGTACTGCCTTGCTGGAATGTATGATAGAACCGGGCAAAGAGAAAAAGCCCATGAATGCTACGCCCAAGCTTTTGACAATCTGCTGCCTCACTTGCTCAATAGTAATCCTCCTGATGATTTTGGCTTTGTCCCTTCGTTAGTTTTTACTTTGGCAGCGCAATGTTTGCTACAGCAAGATTATGAAACAGCTCGGTTGCTTTGCCAGCGAGGTCTCGAATGGTGCCCAAATTACCCGCCAATCAATTATATTGCAGGAATCACGCTCATTGCTTTAGGATTTCCTTTAGGTGCTGTGACATATTTTGACAACTGCCTGCAAATGGGTAAAGAAGATAGCTACTACAAAGGGGAGCCTTTTGAACGGAGTTTTATTACGACCGATCCAGCGTTTGAGATGGGAAGAGCATACCTGGAGTTAGGACATTTTCAGCAAGCGATAGCTGCGTTTGAGCTTGCGCTATCTTTTGATGCTAGCTTCACAGATGCTCAACAGCAAATAGAGAACATTAGGCAGCTATTATCCATTCAAGCTTAG
- the trxB gene encoding thioredoxin-disulfide reductase — translation MTNPTVENLVIIGSGPAGYTAAIYAGRANLKPVVFEGYQMGGIPGGQLMTTTEVENFPGFPEGITGPALMDRMKAQAQRWGAELYTEDVISVDLSQRPFTVRSEEREVKAHTIVIATGATAKRLGLPNERAFWSNGISACAICDGATPIFKGVDLAVIGAGDTAAEESIYLTKYGTHVHLLVRSDKMRASKAMQDRVLSNPKITVYWNTVAVDVLGTDGGHMNGVRLKNTETGEESDLPVKGLFYAIGHTPNTQIFKGQLELDEIGYVVTKHGSVETSVEGVYAVGDVQDHEFRQAITAAGSGCMGAMLAERWLSLHGLAQEFKQAEESGKPAEPTNEKQADTADTFDPEVTHHAGGFALRKLFHDSNRLIMVKYASPTCGPCHTLKPILHKVVDEFDGKMHYVEIDIEADQDIAQNAGVTGTPTIQFFKNKELLAEMKGVKQKSQYRQMIESNL, via the coding sequence ATGACAAACCCAACTGTAGAAAATTTGGTGATTATTGGCTCGGGACCCGCCGGCTACACAGCAGCTATTTATGCCGGTCGTGCCAACCTAAAGCCGGTCGTCTTTGAAGGCTATCAAATGGGTGGCATCCCTGGTGGTCAACTAATGACGACGACGGAAGTTGAGAACTTTCCCGGCTTTCCAGAAGGCATCACCGGCCCTGCATTAATGGATCGGATGAAAGCGCAGGCGCAACGGTGGGGTGCTGAGTTATACACCGAAGATGTGATCTCTGTTGACTTGAGCCAGCGTCCATTTACGGTGCGTTCTGAGGAACGGGAAGTCAAAGCTCATACCATTGTAATCGCCACCGGCGCGACGGCGAAACGCTTAGGATTGCCCAATGAGCGCGCGTTTTGGAGTAACGGCATCTCAGCTTGTGCGATTTGTGATGGTGCTACGCCAATTTTTAAAGGCGTTGATTTGGCAGTTATTGGTGCCGGCGACACCGCAGCGGAAGAATCCATTTATCTCACAAAGTATGGAACTCACGTTCATCTGCTGGTGCGTTCAGATAAAATGCGGGCTTCTAAAGCCATGCAAGACCGCGTTTTAAGCAATCCTAAAATTACCGTTTACTGGAACACAGTAGCCGTTGATGTTCTAGGTACGGATGGCGGCCACATGAACGGAGTGAGACTTAAAAATACCGAAACTGGCGAAGAAAGCGATCTGCCGGTGAAGGGTTTATTTTACGCCATCGGTCACACCCCGAATACGCAAATTTTCAAGGGTCAGTTAGAACTTGATGAGATCGGTTATGTTGTCACCAAGCACGGTTCGGTAGAAACCAGTGTTGAAGGGGTTTATGCGGTTGGTGACGTGCAAGATCATGAATTTCGACAGGCGATCACTGCTGCCGGCAGCGGCTGTATGGGGGCAATGTTAGCAGAACGCTGGCTCTCACTACACGGTTTGGCGCAGGAGTTTAAACAAGCAGAAGAATCTGGAAAGCCGGCTGAACCAACGAATGAAAAACAGGCTGATACAGCAGACACATTCGATCCAGAGGTAACGCACCATGCCGGTGGTTTTGCTTTGCGGAAGCTGTTCCATGACAGTAATCGCTTGATTATGGTGAAGTATGCCTCACCCACCTGCGGCCCTTGTCACACACTCAAGCCTATTTTACATAAGGTTGTGGATGAGTTCGATGGCAAGATGCACTATGTTGAAATTGACATCGAAGCCGATCAAGATATTGCTCAAAATGCCGGTGTCACCGGCACGCCAACCATTCAGTTTTTCAAGAACAAAGAATTGCTGGCAGAAATGAAAGGCGTTAAGCAAAAAAGCCAATATCGGCAAATGATTGAAAGCAATTTGTAA